From Vicinamibacterales bacterium, a single genomic window includes:
- the rbfA gene encoding 30S ribosome-binding factor RbfA, which produces MPQGHRPDRIADQIRAEVSTILAREVHDPGIGFITITRVQVTPDLQLARVFYTSLGSEADRRTTVKALQRAGSFLRRQIGQRLRLRRVPVLEFVFDKSIETQDRVERLLQEIHEADAAHDQPNHDPDRTKD; this is translated from the coding sequence ATGCCACAAGGTCATCGTCCCGACCGTATCGCCGACCAGATACGCGCGGAAGTCAGCACGATACTGGCACGCGAGGTTCACGATCCGGGCATCGGGTTCATCACGATCACGCGCGTGCAGGTGACCCCGGATCTGCAGCTCGCGCGGGTGTTCTACACGTCACTCGGGTCGGAGGCCGACCGCCGGACGACGGTCAAGGCTCTGCAGCGTGCCGGGTCGTTCCTCCGACGTCAAATCGGGCAGCGGCTGCGCCTCCGCCGCGTGCCGGTCCTCGAGTTCGTCTTCGACAAGTCGATCGAGACCCAGGATCGCGTCGAGCGCCTCCTGCAGGAGATCCACGAGGCCGATGCCGCTCACGACCAGCCAAACCATGACCCTGACCGCACCAAGGACTGA
- a CDS encoding DUF503 domain-containing protein, with translation MENDRRQDTHPALRTFSIFILHVALFSFSLVVAMVVALLSVELFLPGSQSLKDKRMVLRRVKDRLAKFNVAVAEVEHHDLWQRAGLGIVTIGTTRVHTEQELAAVADEIERIEPGAITRTEIEFLA, from the coding sequence ATGGAGAATGACAGGAGGCAGGATACGCATCCTGCGCTTCGGACATTCTCCATTTTCATTTTGCACGTGGCGCTCTTCAGCTTCTCTCTGGTCGTGGCCATGGTGGTCGCCCTGCTTTCCGTCGAGTTGTTCCTGCCGGGATCGCAGTCGCTCAAGGACAAGCGGATGGTCCTGCGGCGGGTCAAGGATCGGCTCGCGAAGTTCAATGTCGCGGTTGCCGAGGTCGAACACCACGACCTCTGGCAGCGCGCCGGTCTGGGCATCGTCACGATCGGCACGACGCGGGTTCATACGGAGCAGGAACTCGCGGCCGTCGCCGATGAGATCGAGCGCATCGAGCCCGGTGCGATCACGCGAACCGAGATCGAGTTTCTGGCTTGA